The proteins below are encoded in one region of Desulfobacterales bacterium:
- a CDS encoding TIGR01212 family radical SAM protein (This family includes YhcC from E. coli K-12, an uncharacterized radical SAM protein.), with product MIQRYYDLATYLRKRCGCRVQKISIDAGMSCPNRDGTLSKDGCIFCNAAGSGTGAHEKGLSITQQVRNSKQALSRRYKAKKFIAYFQSFTNTYAPVETLRRLYDEALAADDMVGLSIGTRPDCVNEPTLSLIEEYTRNYLVWIELGLQSAHDETLALINRGHEVKAFEQAVTAARNRGINICAHVILGLPDEPREKMLETADYLADLGIDGIKLHLLYVVKGTALERLYLNGDYQCLSQAEYVDIVCEFLAHLPENMVIQRLTGDPHPKELAAPEWALQKADTLNRIRRALAERNLYQGCKRHKNA from the coding sequence ATGATTCAAAGATATTATGATCTAGCCACCTACCTGCGGAAACGCTGCGGCTGCCGGGTGCAGAAAATCTCGATTGATGCGGGCATGTCATGCCCCAACCGGGACGGTACCCTTTCAAAAGACGGCTGTATTTTCTGCAACGCCGCCGGTTCCGGCACCGGCGCCCATGAAAAAGGGCTTTCAATCACCCAGCAGGTGCGAAACAGCAAACAGGCGCTTTCCAGGCGATACAAGGCCAAAAAATTTATCGCCTATTTTCAATCTTTTACAAACACCTATGCGCCGGTTGAAACGCTACGGCGCCTCTATGACGAGGCCCTGGCCGCAGACGACATGGTCGGCCTTTCCATCGGCACCCGGCCGGACTGCGTCAACGAGCCCACCCTGTCGCTTATTGAAGAATATACCAGAAATTATCTGGTTTGGATAGAATTAGGCCTGCAGTCCGCCCATGATGAAACGCTTGCTTTAATCAACCGGGGCCATGAGGTCAAGGCGTTTGAACAGGCGGTAACAGCCGCGCGCAACCGCGGAATAAACATTTGTGCCCATGTGATCCTGGGACTGCCCGATGAACCCCGGGAGAAAATGCTTGAGACCGCTGATTACCTGGCGGATCTGGGAATTGACGGGATAAAGCTCCACCTGCTCTATGTGGTGAAAGGCACCGCGCTTGAGCGGCTGTATTTAAACGGGGATTATCAATGCCTTTCCCAGGCGGAATATGTGGATATTGTCTGCGAGTTTCTGGCGCACCTGCCGGAGAACATGGTAATCCAGCGCCTTACCGGCGACCCCCATCCCAAAGAACTTGCGGCCCCGGAATGGGCGCTTCAAAAAGCCGATACCCTCAACCGGATTCGCCGGGCGCTGGCCGAGCGCAATCTCTACCAGGGCTGCAAACGCCACAAAAACGCCTGA
- a CDS encoding PAS domain S-box protein: protein MKKIKALEKENGELKGREADLEERYSKCLQLMADLNEVIYTLDQNAKVTFVSPNVEKIGGYTPEEIIGRSFTDFVYPDDIEGRFENFQKILNGEQIATEYRYVKKDGSLVWVLTNAAPIFREGELLGIQGMLVNIDERKRAEESLRESEYRYRTLFEKNLNPIAIIDKQGRYLDANPAFLRFVETSKEILLKKNVFDFSPFENKDQMISEHQALWQTGGTVETEYLVNGKSKILELTVSPIDFKGCEAVIGVGKDVTEHKKAQEALIRAESKWRQILVQTPQIGVSINPDGKISFANEYFLRLTGWDEQEVMGQNWFDCFIPEYIREAVRGVFQNVIRDRDIKEFSSYENEIVTKYGELRNVSWSNVITRDARGDVIDVTCLGLDLTERKKAEEAIRKSEERFRTILESMEDGYFEVDLAGNFTFFNEAMRRMLGFTEDEMMGMNNRKFMDKANAKKVFETFNRVYRMGEPYRAFDWELIRKDGAISNIDTSVSLVRDEAGQAVGFRGIARDVTEKKRAEKALQQSERQKNLILNSTSEKVIYYSPDLRVIWANRAAGQSAGKSEKELVDLSCREMWCQENAPCAFCAVQRAKDTKAPQFSEKHTPDGRIWDIRAYPILDDDGMVEALAVFGQEITEKKRAEQERARLEEQINQAQKLESIGRLAGGVAHDLNNLLSPILGYSEMLLQARGPADSWRGNLKEILKAGERARDLVQQLLAFGRKQMLEFKSLDLNDLLKNFDKFLRRTIRENVDINIQLAPSLPPVKGDPGQLEQVIMNLAINAQDAMPDGGKMSIETAVVELDQSYAAEHPDVTPGPHVRLTVMDTGYGMDEETLEAIFEPFYTTKELGKGTGLGLATVYGIVKQHGGNIWAYSEPGRGTTFRVYLPESADRLEETEAGSQSKLLGRGGAETILLVEDNHQVRDLSRSVLEEKGYKVLAAETGEVAIELLESHKGSIDLLLTDVVMPEMDGKQLFERVSGLYPGIRVVYMSGYTVDVIAHHGVIDTGVNFLQKPFAIKDLAAKVREALDS, encoded by the coding sequence TTGAAAAAAATTAAGGCTCTGGAAAAGGAAAACGGGGAGCTGAAGGGTCGGGAAGCGGATTTGGAGGAGAGGTATTCAAAGTGCCTGCAGCTGATGGCGGATTTAAATGAAGTCATTTATACCCTGGATCAAAATGCAAAGGTAACCTTTGTTTCTCCTAATGTGGAAAAAATTGGCGGATATACCCCTGAGGAAATCATCGGCCGGTCTTTTACCGATTTTGTTTATCCAGATGACATTGAGGGTCGTTTTGAGAATTTTCAGAAGATTCTGAATGGAGAGCAAATAGCCACCGAGTATCGATACGTCAAAAAGGATGGATCGCTGGTATGGGTGTTGACGAATGCCGCGCCGATCTTTCGGGAAGGGGAGTTGCTCGGAATACAGGGCATGCTGGTAAACATAGATGAGCGTAAACGTGCCGAAGAGAGTTTGCGTGAAAGTGAATATCGATACCGGACCCTGTTTGAAAAAAATTTGAATCCGATAGCCATTATTGACAAGCAGGGGCGATACCTTGATGCGAATCCGGCGTTTCTCCGATTTGTTGAAACTTCAAAAGAGATCCTTTTGAAAAAAAACGTATTCGATTTCTCGCCTTTTGAGAACAAGGATCAGATGATATCAGAGCATCAGGCTTTATGGCAGACAGGCGGCACGGTGGAGACTGAATATTTAGTTAACGGTAAAAGCAAAATTCTTGAGCTCACTGTTTCTCCAATAGATTTTAAGGGGTGTGAGGCCGTTATTGGGGTTGGAAAGGATGTGACCGAGCATAAAAAAGCGCAAGAGGCGTTGATCCGTGCTGAAAGCAAATGGCGGCAAATCCTTGTTCAGACACCGCAGATCGGTGTCTCCATAAACCCTGATGGAAAAATTTCCTTTGCCAATGAGTATTTTTTGCGCCTTACAGGCTGGGACGAACAGGAGGTAATGGGGCAAAACTGGTTTGATTGTTTTATCCCGGAATATATCAGGGAAGCGGTCAGGGGCGTGTTCCAGAATGTTATCAGGGATCGTGATATAAAGGAGTTTTCAAGCTATGAAAACGAAATTGTGACCAAATACGGAGAATTGAGAAACGTCTCCTGGTCTAACGTGATCACCAGGGATGCCCGGGGCGATGTCATTGATGTGACCTGCCTCGGCCTGGATCTGACGGAGCGGAAAAAGGCTGAGGAAGCGATTCGAAAAAGCGAAGAAAGGTTCCGGACCATTCTTGAGAGCATGGAAGACGGATACTTTGAAGTTGATCTTGCCGGCAATTTTACCTTTTTTAACGAAGCCATGCGCAGAATGCTCGGTTTTACCGAAGACGAGATGATGGGCATGAATAACAGGAAGTTTATGGACAAGGCGAACGCCAAAAAGGTTTTTGAGACGTTCAATCGGGTATACCGCATGGGTGAGCCTTACAGGGCATTTGACTGGGAGCTGATAAGAAAGGACGGCGCAATTTCAAATATTGACACGTCTGTCTCTCTTGTAAGGGATGAAGCAGGGCAGGCAGTGGGGTTCAGGGGCATTGCAAGAGATGTTACCGAGAAAAAAAGGGCTGAAAAGGCGTTGCAGCAGAGCGAAAGGCAGAAAAATTTAATCCTGAATTCCACCTCGGAAAAAGTGATTTATTACAGCCCTGACCTGCGGGTTATCTGGGCTAATCGGGCTGCCGGTCAATCAGCTGGAAAAAGCGAGAAAGAACTGGTGGACTTGAGCTGCAGGGAGATGTGGTGTCAGGAGAATGCGCCATGCGCATTCTGTGCCGTTCAGAGGGCAAAGGACACGAAGGCGCCGCAGTTTTCAGAAAAGCATACCCCAGACGGAAGAATATGGGACATCCGGGCCTATCCGATCCTTGATGATGACGGAATGGTTGAAGCACTGGCTGTTTTTGGCCAGGAGATCACCGAGAAAAAAAGGGCCGAGCAAGAAAGGGCCCGGTTGGAGGAGCAGATTAATCAGGCCCAAAAACTAGAATCAATCGGACGCCTTGCCGGCGGCGTGGCCCATGATTTAAATAACCTGCTCTCTCCGATCCTCGGCTACAGCGAGATGCTTCTGCAAGCCCGCGGGCCGGCGGATTCCTGGAGGGGAAATTTAAAGGAGATACTTAAGGCGGGAGAGCGCGCACGAGACCTGGTTCAGCAGCTGCTCGCTTTCGGCCGCAAGCAGATGCTTGAGTTTAAAAGCCTTGATCTGAACGATTTATTAAAAAATTTTGATAAATTCCTCCGTCGCACCATTCGGGAAAATGTTGACATAAATATACAATTGGCCCCGTCCCTGCCGCCTGTAAAAGGCGACCCCGGTCAACTGGAACAGGTTATTATGAATCTGGCCATTAATGCCCAGGACGCCATGCCGGACGGCGGGAAAATGAGCATTGAAACCGCCGTTGTTGAGCTGGATCAAAGCTACGCCGCAGAGCATCCGGATGTTACACCGGGCCCCCATGTCAGGCTGACGGTTATGGATACAGGGTATGGAATGGATGAGGAGACCCTGGAGGCAATTTTCGAGCCGTTTTATACAACAAAAGAGCTCGGCAAGGGCACAGGGCTGGGCCTGGCTACTGTTTACGGCATTGTCAAACAGCACGGCGGCAACATATGGGCCTACAGCGAGCCCGGCAGGGGAACGACTTTCAGGGTATATCTGCCGGAATCAGCGGATCGTTTAGAGGAAACGGAGGCGGGCAGCCAGTCAAAGCTATTAGGCAGGGGAGGGGCGGAAACCATATTGCTTGTGGAAGACAACCATCAGGTCAGGGACTTATCGCGCAGCGTGCTTGAAGAAAAGGGATATAAGGTCTTGGCGGCGGAGACCGGTGAGGTTGCAATAGAATTATTGGAAAGCCACAAGGGGTCGATAGACCTTCTTCTTACCGACGTGGTCATGCCGGAAATGGACGGAAAGCAATTGTTTGAGCGGGTATCCGGCTTATACCCCGGGATCAGGGTAGTGTATATGTCCGGGTATACGGTGGACGTAATTGCCCATCATGGAGTAATCGATACCGGCGTCAATTTTTTACAAAAGCCGTTTGCCATTAAAGACCTGGCCGCCAAAGTTCGGGAGGCGCTGGATAGCTAA